The segment TCTTTAAAAGTAGAAATCTTGTTTCTCTTTCTAAAGGTCTGAATTTCAGTCTTCCCTTTCTAGGATTACTTTTGTTATAGCGGCTCAGTTGCCTCTGTTTACTGTGCTGACAAGTCCTAATCAactcatcgagttcttagtgccTGACACTGAACAATTCACTTGCATTTTACAGTTTTAGTGAGGTGACTGAAACCTTAAGTAGCACCCTGGGCCTGGACTTTACAAGATAGGCTAGCTCTGCATTAGCCTTATGCATACTAATTCTAAAATATGCACAAATATGCAAGAAAACCTTTTCATGACAGTTAAGGGAACTCAGAAGAGGTACAATTAGTGATTAGACTAGTAGAGTATTGTCAGACCAGGAATGTAGCTATGTGGATGTAGTCATGTAGCAGATGACCAATTATGTCTAGAAATGCAATCTGCAGTTGCAGAGTCCAACTTTCATACAATGAAATGTCTCAAATTTCCCTTCTCTTTGCTTTCCAGCGGCTCTGAGGAATGTCTTTAGCAAGCTTCATTTTAGAGTAGAAGAATATAGAGACCTCACTGCAGATGAAATCCGTGAGACTGTGAACATCTTCCAGAGTGCAGACCATGAGGACAAAGACTGTTTTGTTTGCTGTATCCTGTCTCATGGGAAAAAAGGCATTATATATGGTGTTGATGGGCAGGAAGTACCTATCAGGGAACTGACCACTTCTTTCACTGCAGAGAATTGCAACTCACTTGCTGGAAAACCAAAAGTTTTTTTTATTCAGGCCTGCCAAGGTGATGCTTTCCATAAAGGTGTGACCATCGAAACAGATTCTGGAGAGCAAGATTCTTCTGTAGAGCAAGATGCAAGGCTTCAACTCGACTGCATCCCTGCAGAGGCAGACTTCCTCCTGGGCATGGCCACCCTGCAGGATTATGTCTCCTACAGAAGTCCCAGGGAGGGAACCTGGTACATACaggcactgtgccagcacttgGAGTACAGCTGTCCTCGGTATCTATGTTTCCATAAGCTTATTTTTGGCAACACCTGAATTTTCCTTCTGGATGACAGATTTAGATGCAGAGCTAGATGATATGCAGTGGGAATGCTTGCTCAGAGTGAAAACAGTGATGTAGGACAGAGCAGCATCATACGAACTGTTGAAAGCAACTTAGGGCATGACTCTGAAACCTATTAAAAACAGGAGCTGTTAGCACTAGTGTATATCAAGATAGCAAGAATGTTACATTGCTGATGTTAACTGCCTAACACAAACTGTACTCGTGTCTTTGCAGAGGGGAAGATGTTCTCACCATCCTGACAGCAGTAAATGAAGAAGTGAGCAGAAAAACTTGTGAGCGGGACGCAAAGAAGCAGATGCCACAGCCCAGTTTCACCCTGAGGAAGAGGCTCATCTTTCCTGTCAACTAAATGGGAGGGAGCTGcatggcagggagagctgctgcagcctggaatTGGCTGGTTTCAGAATTTGGTCAAACACAACAGACTTTCAATGCTTGCTCTTAGCACAAGGGCAGATATTTTTGATTGAAAAAACAACTAAGGAGAAAAAGCCTTAAGAAATTTGTATCAATGTATTCATTTGTATTAACACTTTATACTTGAGAGCATCTCTGAGCTGGTCTCTGATTTATCTCTGATTTATTTAGCTGATCTCTCTCAGTGGTTTGCTGGCTAAAATCTACTCAAGTATCCTCTTATCAGCTGTACACCACATTGCTATTGCTTTCATAAAGTATCTTTACAAGGCAACTTTTAGAAGACAACCATCATAAAGCTTTGTGTACTTTATGCCTGATCTTTGCAAAATAAAGGGCAGAGTGCTGTAAATTTTACAGGATATAATCAGCTCACACCAGTGTGTATTGTTGCTTGTCCCCATGACTTAGAATCATTCATTCTTGGTGGCTTGGTACCCTTCAAGATCAAGTTAAGCATTTGTCACCTGGCACGCTCAGCAGGATGTGTCTGACCTGGATTTCAGCGTATCCTCTACGAAGAGTCGTCTCAGCAGCAAAAATCAGTTGCTCTGGTACAGCTTCATGGTTGATGATGTCCAGTTACCCTATGTTCACTTACCTTGCCGATCTTTGAGTCTTAGTTCTAAGCACAGAAAAAGTCACTAGGCAAGTACCCAACTCcttaaaacattttatattgCCTTCCTTGGTGAGCATGCACAGAACTGCTTCAGTGTCTACTCCCATTTGTCACAAATCTATAGGGCTCACATAACATCAGCTACTGAGATGAAAAAACAACTGTGGTGGTGTTGGCCAACAATGCAGTGCTAACACTAATGCTAGAGGAACACACTAGCTGCTGTAaaagaggggaggaaaaaaccccaaagcaccACCTATGCACAAAACCCCCTGAGGTACCAGAAAATATGGACAGATTAATTTAAAGTGAGGCTCAACACCTAAATACTGTCCATATCAATTTATTGGCTTCTAAAGCCACCCTTTCTGCAGCTTGTGTACAGTATAATAATCACTATGAATTTTAGCCACAAAAAAGGCCTGATTTTAAGTTTGTTATAGAACACTGTAGTAGAGAAGATGACATCTGGAACAAACCACAGAAGATCAGCAATATACTGAAAAATGGCATGTTATACATGTTTATTATCAAATTTACATTCCACTATGAAACAAGAGTAAGTGCAAAAAGCAGATGGAAAAAATACCATGAAAATCCCAGACTGTTCAAACACTGTGTGTAAACCCCTCATGTAACAGCCACATGAAGCCcaaatgcaattatttttattccctCTCTGTTGCTATTTGACTGCAGTAGATTTTTAACTTGGATCACAGGTATTTTGAGCATGCAGGTATCACTGAGTTTGTTAAAAACTAACAGTGAAACTAGAAAGCTTTAAGTTTGTGCTTTAAGACAATTGGAATAAGGTAAATACAAGAATTCCCTTCTGTCTCTTGTAACTTGCACAAACATGAGTAAGTCCTTTCTAGCATCTGTGTTTGACTCAAACCTGCAAGATAACAGAACCCTACCAAAATGTAATTCTCCATTCCTCCTAGGTCTACCTCTACTCAAACCAAAGATCTGGTGCAGGACGTCAGCCATTCAAGTTTGTCACTTCTCACCTCTCTAATGGGAGACAATGAAAGCCAAATCATTCCTAGAATCATGGTAACTTCTAAAATGTTCTCAGAAACACATGTTGTTAAAACAGGTTTATCTTCCAGGTTTTGGCACAAAATGGTAAACTTGGAAGAATTATTGATTTTCCCTGTTATTGCAAGCCAGGCTTGCATATCCAAACTGTGCATGACTATCCAAAGGCATAAATGCACGACAGAATTTGAACACTGCACCACAGCATAAACCAATTGGgtaaacacacacaaacaccaTGGTATAGAgattcttccattttctttttgcctTATCTGATGATACACCTCAGCTACAGAACAAACTGACCTCTCAACATCCACAGCATTGTTTGAACTGAGCCAGTTTATATTGTTGGGCTATGAATAGGGAAACGTCCCCAAGAGAAACATGCATTTCATTTATATGCTTGTAGATTAGTTTTACCTGAACCATGGTCTGCCAAAGGAATTCTGCCTTAGCTGATTTGCTACTCTGCTGATCCAGTGGCTGGAGTTATCTCATGAAGCTGTCAGAAACACAGTGTAGTACCTTCAAAAATTTATCTGTAACTCAGGTATTCCTACAATAAACACATAAAATGGACGGACTTTTGACATGCTACACACTTCTCTGTTGGTACCAAACTGTCTAAGCTTTTGCTAACTCATTTCCCTGGAAGTTAGAGATACACAGCAGACATATCCGTCCCAGGCCACTGGAGACCAACATGGCACTCCCTCCTTTCACACTTATCTTATGTAGCTAGGCAGGACACCATGTGCAGCTAAGTACATACAAACATAAATACTGacatgaaaaaattaaatatttttcacttaaaaaacaaaattaacccGTATATagtcttttaaataaaattcacCTTTTGTAAGTGTAAGATTTTGCTTAGAGAGCAAAAGGCAACTCCAGGAGTTCCGGAATATTTCTGTGCGCTGCTGACAGACAAGCTTCTGCTAAGAATCCCTGTGCAAGTTTGAAGTGGTTACTCCTTCTCcttttacaaaacaaaaatatcaaagAGTCATCACAAGATCTAAAGAACTGTATAATCAGAAAGGCCACATTACAAATTTCCTATAAACAAGGTTAGAAGCTTTCTTTTCCTGCCCTACTCCATTCACCCCTGCAACAATGAGGGTGCTGATTATGGAGGATGTGCCTAGTGGCACATGCAAATCAGTGTGATTGCACTGATGCTTCACACCACACCCCCAGACAGCTGCCAGCTATACCCCACTCACATGGTAACAGGCAAGGTAAACTTAACTGCTTAATCTAATTGTATGGAAACAAATCATTTTATAATGTTGATAGGGACAGTGAAAATTTATATAAAGACTAAGAAGCTGTTTCTATTCAGGTCACTAGCAAAGACAACTTTTTCTTAAGTTACACAAAACATCTGTTGTAGATTGTTCACTTGTGATTAGAATCTTGTACAGGAAGGAATCAAAAAAGCAGCATGGGcagtaatatttttataattaacACTCAGAAACCAGATTTCTAAACTGAAGTTCTTTT is part of the Passer domesticus isolate bPasDom1 chromosome 10, bPasDom1.hap1, whole genome shotgun sequence genome and harbors:
- the LOC135308731 gene encoding caspase-8-like isoform X2, which translates into the protein MLITEEQRGSTGCSEGHLVSSVAPGRPGSFNDSSQLLEAYKMTSRPCGVCLILNNHNFAKAREGVLEHKHMKDRNGTDVDAAALRNVFSKLHFRVEEYRDLTADEIRETVNIFQSADHEDKDCFVCCILSHGKKGIIYGVDGQEVPIRELTTSFTAENCNSLAGKPKVFFIQACQGDAFHKGVTIETDSGEQDSSVEQDARLQLDCIPAEADFLLGMATLQDYVSYRSPREGTWYIQALCQHLEYSCPRGEDVLTILTAVNEEVSRKTCERDAKKQMPQPSFTLRKRLIFPVN